A region of Vicia villosa cultivar HV-30 ecotype Madison, WI unplaced genomic scaffold, Vvil1.0 ctg.000561F_1_1, whole genome shotgun sequence DNA encodes the following proteins:
- the LOC131629377 gene encoding uncharacterized protein LOC131629377, which translates to MRCKKHITDFTSTVGVCSTCLRERLILLIQAQAQAQTQAQLTRATSRASDEASRNSETNPPPPLVFPRSVSPYVSRRKSDYTPAWSGHGDRRERLFYSTPQLGPTFYRGCTVNSNARSLKKRLSKFWVFSNLFKSRSENFESDPSCERSSSASPSWFSSILPPRRKNKNKNKNQTPMTTEEFSVGARRRYRQSDRGMSPVRTEEFTDECDQCPSGSGYSSESSPWWKKTPSSNVPSSRRSRLGHGKSASGSGIFCMSPLVRASPNRRWNSKGLPPEMAAATDVRNTAVKPHLSAAASFCANRSRKLADFGRVSHNR; encoded by the coding sequence ATGAGGTGTAAGAAACATATCACAGACTTCACCAGCACCGTCGGCGTCTGCTCCACCTGTCTAAGAGAACGCCTCATACTCTTAATTCAAGCCCAAGCCCAAGCCCAAACCCAAGCCCAATTAACTAGAGCCACCTCACGCGCTTCCGATGAAGCTTCTAGAAACTCCGAAACCAATCCTCCACCACCGCTAGTATTTCCGCGCTCCGTTTCGCCTTATGTCTCTCGCCGGAAATCAGATTACACACCAGCGTGGAGCGGTCATGGTGACCGCCGGGAAAGACTGTTTTACAGTACTCCACAGCTTGGTCCGACGTTTTACAGAGGTTGCACTGTGAATTCCAACGCGAGGTCGTTGAAGAAGCGTTTGAGTAAGTTTTGGGTTTTCTCGAATCTGTTTAAATCCAGATCGGAGAATTTCGAATCTGATCCGTCCTGTGAACGATCATCATCAGCGTCGCCGTCGTGGTTCTCTTCGATTTTACCTCCTCGCcggaagaataagaataagaataagaaccAGACTCCGATGACGACGGAGGAATTTTCCGTTGGAGCAAGGAGGCGATACCGTCAGTCGGATCGCGGAATGTCTCCAGTGAGAACAGAGGAGTTCACTGATGAATGCGATCAGTGTCCGTCTGGTAGTGGTTACTCATCGGAATCATCTCCGTGGTGGAAGAAAACGCCGTCGTCAAATGTTCCTTCGTCGCGGCGTTCACGCCTTGGACACGGGAAGAGCGCGTCAGGTTCAGGTATTTTTTGCATGAGTCCTCTGGTTCGGGCGAGTCCGAATCGGAGATGGAACAGCAAAGGATTACCGCCGGAGATGGCTGCGGCGACGGACGTTAGGAATACGGCGGTGAAGCCACACCTCTCCGCAGCGGCGTCGTTTTGTGCGAATCGTTCCAGAAAACTTGCAGATTTTGGAAGAGTCAGTCATAACCGTTGA